The Micromonospora sp. Llam0 genome contains a region encoding:
- a CDS encoding DEAD/DEAH box helicase → MIPSLAVEDLKGSLVQYLTTAFALADDDVHDVLESFLNDERTGVFRGPYLRVRPGFKPATGIYRRVLDWFPAGFEPFLHQERAWLRLSSKGQLPKPTIVTTGTGSGKTESFLIPVLDHCRRARAQGQRGVKALLLYPMNALADDQARRIDELLSGDPALRDVTAGIYIGGGRMGGDEDGSPSSYARDFGSSSLDDDLSVSRVLRDREEIRENPPDILLTNYKMLDLLLQRGPDLPLWQERSLRYVVLDEFHTYDGAQGTDVAMLLRRLGAATRLAERGRPLGQITPVATSATLASDGAADPGLGEHSAEADRDKLLTFAKQVFGVKFDLDALIGEDRLTSEEFCGEIDFELPFPTPERLAAIADPLGNPADLDEVARMTVGIDARDPVALGERLRHHILVKALLESAAHAPLTIGQIAKPFAVHGGGRAWAPSRTDAPKPEFAAALMRLLALVSVARTADREGRLRPLMKVEAQLWVREIRRVIRAATYEPHFRWFDDDGPTGDSRPNWLNLAVYRSNDRDAAAEDPDTDTSAPPPAALRCHLPAVYCRHCGQSGWAALSKDAALDWRDLRTRPLEIYRAAGRRESRIRWMMRASEHDPHVLHLDGEGRQLLANPTDRTVPVITVVGAVPQGDDDTCPSCGLDDGMRFLGAGTATLASVTTTQLFSERHLADGERKLLAFTDAVQDATHRAGFIAHRSFGFTFRGLLTANLRADVPVAVHDLAMDAAESAVAEHEKTSDRDRLASLIPPDLRENPEVLRLLDGELVTSAMEMLQDRLVFQTQLEFGLRSRIGRTLELTRTAAVDIHIPDPDELVTELKNAHRRIPGTVTLPADERAYLGYARGLLERMRLRGAIFHPWLDLYVGQAGARRWPIWGGRPTGMPAFPRGLAAPIFMINGGHGDTGFDNLARGRTATWLTDWAQRTVTGSPDEAARLNTLAFAVFAQQGLVDTRYAGNGATVYALTPRRIQVHSLVHGEAAEEVAAYGVRCSECTWRQTVAPGSLQAWVGMPCLRFRCPGRFVQDVRTRSGDDFYRRLYHRDRPGDVLTAEHTGALSKPKRQQVERSFKHRTHPFDPNVLTCTPTLELGIDIGDLSAVLLTSMPPGPAHYAQRIGRAGRATGNALVMAFVPRRARNQYYLHRPAAMLAGRIVPPACYLDAVEILRRHYLAYLFDRAADRSLWDGTAAPGAPMPRWIGELFQSGLDDAGGWLRRLLDVSAARHGVLSAAFIALFPDIGDDARRAVEKFAEEGIEVEVGKAVSAWRRRREELQQRLAGINAAFDAIPIDTTDSDRRDDRRALFAELKAVRRRLDSLVKENSVNALVRLGLLPNYTLHDDPTWLDAALWWKDPDGEFQETETEYGRGAGLALTELAPGNTFHADGSKYIIDGLDVGTPQRAAYTTWRFCRACGYVLTEGAEVVLQRCPRCKDGGIADRAASARQVLVPERTRARERREDARITDDRDERDRRRYVTVTLVDIDPLQPQGLRAWRNANRFFGVEFAREAVIREVNFGPDGVPGSDFDIAGHTVKTPGFHACRYCGAVQGVHPQAYDRQARRIGTRHARWCPQRELGVHREDTVTLATGHELRTHALRLLLPFSTTLVPKRAVSFQAALMVGITKYFGGEPDHLRAVMATMPGDDRDTPRQFLVLHDTMPGGTGYLENLANADAMEQVLRLALTHIQSCPCGKEDRQPCHRCLLPFVASSQHELVSKETAAELLTGILEGWQPEEIRTLADIQIDALADSELERLFVETLRAKADKSQDDPAARDRFSLVSRAGSRGVEFELKLKPEHGPAVRWRMRDHVVQGGAVRSEPDYLLTADNGTKIAIFLDGYTFHASADNNEIAADAAKRASLRDDGTLVWQLTWDDVRSWAACVEKSLDAQAPRPVLLTDRALTKARDHYFTHTLKENHAAGPLDIALANPVEALLSFLESPDPHTWARRAVSLLAGLTTMGAAGPVDRTAIADRLPGLVTGDATMPGAPAGQAEAVGLVAATPAGCRIVGIRDNRRTRLGRQDPMAWSVFACLDDRPTALADQEHRDRWAQWLAWSNLLQFIAGPGSYFEQTAWSQSALVDPHRVPVLAANLPAAAEPTLPAPWADAIDLSSPLVEHLLTALAHARAPLPQIGYELGDEAWMVELAWPDARIGVAVDDNVERDDAYAHAGWRIHHAGPDAEPEITELIRELESARG, encoded by the coding sequence GTGATCCCGTCGTTGGCGGTTGAGGATCTTAAGGGCAGCCTGGTTCAGTATCTGACGACGGCGTTCGCCCTGGCTGACGATGATGTCCACGATGTGTTGGAGTCGTTTCTCAACGACGAGCGCACGGGTGTGTTTCGCGGGCCGTATCTGCGGGTGCGGCCGGGGTTCAAGCCGGCGACCGGCATCTATCGTCGTGTTCTGGACTGGTTTCCTGCTGGGTTTGAGCCGTTCCTGCATCAGGAGAGGGCGTGGCTGCGGTTGTCGTCGAAGGGGCAGCTGCCCAAGCCCACGATCGTTACCACTGGGACTGGTTCGGGCAAGACGGAGTCGTTTCTGATTCCGGTGCTTGACCATTGCCGCCGGGCTCGGGCGCAGGGTCAGCGTGGGGTGAAGGCGCTGCTGCTGTATCCGATGAACGCGCTCGCCGATGACCAGGCTCGGCGGATCGACGAGCTGCTGAGCGGCGATCCGGCGTTGCGGGACGTGACGGCGGGGATCTATATCGGTGGCGGCCGTATGGGCGGCGACGAGGATGGCAGCCCCAGCTCGTACGCGCGGGATTTCGGCTCGTCGAGTCTGGATGATGACCTGTCGGTTAGCCGGGTGCTGCGGGATCGGGAGGAGATTCGGGAGAACCCGCCGGACATCTTGTTGACCAACTACAAGATGCTGGACCTGTTGTTGCAGCGAGGCCCGGATCTGCCGCTGTGGCAGGAGCGGTCGCTGCGGTATGTCGTTCTTGATGAGTTCCACACCTACGACGGCGCGCAGGGCACGGACGTGGCGATGCTGCTGCGCCGGTTGGGGGCGGCAACGAGGTTGGCCGAGCGGGGCAGGCCACTGGGGCAGATCACGCCCGTCGCGACCTCGGCGACCCTCGCCAGCGACGGGGCCGCGGACCCAGGGCTAGGTGAGCACTCGGCCGAGGCCGATCGAGACAAGCTGCTGACCTTCGCCAAACAGGTGTTCGGGGTGAAGTTCGACCTAGACGCCCTGATCGGTGAGGACCGGCTGACATCGGAGGAGTTCTGCGGGGAGATCGACTTCGAGCTGCCGTTTCCGACCCCGGAGCGGCTGGCGGCCATCGCTGATCCGCTGGGGAACCCGGCCGACCTCGACGAGGTGGCGCGGATGACGGTCGGGATCGACGCGCGGGACCCGGTGGCGTTGGGTGAGCGGCTGCGCCATCACATCCTGGTGAAGGCGCTGCTGGAGTCGGCGGCCCACGCGCCGTTGACGATCGGGCAGATCGCGAAGCCGTTCGCGGTGCACGGCGGTGGGCGGGCGTGGGCGCCGTCGCGGACGGACGCGCCGAAGCCGGAGTTCGCTGCGGCGTTGATGCGGCTGCTGGCTCTGGTCTCGGTCGCGCGCACCGCGGATCGGGAGGGCAGGCTGCGTCCGCTGATGAAGGTGGAGGCGCAACTGTGGGTGCGGGAGATTCGGCGGGTGATCCGAGCGGCCACCTACGAGCCGCACTTTCGTTGGTTCGATGATGATGGGCCGACCGGGGACAGCCGACCCAACTGGTTGAACCTGGCCGTGTACCGGTCGAACGACCGCGACGCTGCGGCCGAGGACCCGGACACCGACACGTCGGCGCCGCCCCCGGCGGCACTGCGCTGCCACCTGCCCGCGGTGTACTGCCGGCACTGTGGCCAGTCCGGGTGGGCGGCGCTGTCGAAGGACGCCGCGTTGGACTGGCGGGACCTGAGGACCCGCCCGCTGGAGATCTACCGGGCGGCCGGCCGCCGCGAGAGCCGGATCCGGTGGATGATGCGGGCCAGCGAGCACGATCCGCATGTGCTGCACCTGGACGGGGAAGGCCGCCAGTTGCTGGCGAACCCGACCGACCGGACGGTGCCGGTCATCACGGTGGTGGGGGCGGTCCCGCAGGGCGACGACGACACCTGCCCGTCCTGCGGTCTGGACGACGGGATGCGGTTCCTCGGTGCGGGGACCGCGACCCTGGCGTCGGTGACCACGACGCAGTTGTTCTCGGAGCGACACCTCGCCGATGGCGAGCGCAAGCTGTTGGCGTTCACCGACGCGGTCCAGGACGCCACCCACCGGGCCGGGTTCATCGCCCACCGTTCGTTCGGTTTCACGTTTCGCGGCCTGCTGACGGCCAACCTGCGCGCTGACGTACCGGTGGCGGTACATGACCTGGCTATGGACGCGGCCGAGTCGGCGGTGGCCGAACATGAGAAGACCTCCGACCGGGATCGGTTGGCGTCGTTGATCCCACCGGACCTGCGGGAGAACCCTGAGGTACTGCGCCTGCTCGACGGGGAGCTGGTGACCAGCGCGATGGAGATGCTGCAGGATCGGCTGGTGTTTCAGACCCAGCTGGAGTTCGGGCTGCGGTCGCGCATTGGTCGCACCCTGGAGCTCACCCGCACCGCCGCCGTCGACATCCACATCCCGGATCCGGATGAACTGGTCACTGAGTTGAAGAACGCGCACCGGCGAATCCCGGGAACGGTGACGCTCCCAGCCGACGAACGGGCCTACCTCGGGTATGCCCGAGGACTGTTGGAGCGGATGCGGCTACGCGGCGCGATCTTCCATCCGTGGCTTGACCTGTATGTGGGGCAGGCCGGTGCACGCCGGTGGCCGATCTGGGGTGGGCGCCCCACCGGCATGCCAGCCTTTCCCCGAGGGCTGGCCGCCCCGATTTTCATGATCAATGGAGGGCATGGGGACACCGGGTTCGACAACCTGGCCCGGGGGCGTACGGCGACCTGGCTGACCGACTGGGCGCAGCGCACCGTCACCGGTAGTCCGGATGAGGCCGCGCGGTTGAACACCCTGGCGTTCGCGGTCTTCGCCCAGCAGGGTCTGGTCGACACGCGGTACGCGGGCAACGGCGCCACCGTGTACGCGTTGACGCCTAGGCGGATTCAGGTGCATTCGCTGGTCCACGGTGAGGCGGCCGAGGAGGTGGCCGCGTACGGGGTGCGGTGCTCGGAGTGCACCTGGCGGCAGACCGTCGCTCCGGGGTCGTTGCAGGCGTGGGTGGGGATGCCGTGCCTGCGGTTCCGGTGCCCTGGCCGGTTCGTCCAGGACGTCCGTACCCGGTCAGGTGACGACTTCTACCGGCGGCTGTATCACCGAGACCGCCCCGGCGACGTGCTCACCGCCGAGCACACCGGGGCGCTGAGCAAACCCAAGCGGCAGCAGGTCGAACGATCCTTCAAACACCGCACCCACCCCTTTGATCCGAACGTGCTCACCTGCACGCCCACCTTGGAGCTGGGCATCGACATCGGCGACTTGTCGGCGGTGCTGCTGACCTCGATGCCCCCGGGGCCGGCGCACTACGCCCAGCGCATCGGCCGGGCTGGGCGGGCAACAGGCAACGCTCTGGTGATGGCGTTCGTGCCGCGGCGGGCCCGTAACCAGTACTACCTGCACCGGCCGGCGGCGATGCTGGCCGGGCGGATCGTGCCACCGGCCTGCTACCTGGACGCGGTGGAGATCCTGCGTCGGCACTATCTGGCGTACCTGTTCGACCGGGCGGCAGACCGCTCGCTCTGGGACGGCACCGCCGCGCCGGGCGCGCCGATGCCGAGGTGGATCGGGGAGCTGTTCCAGTCGGGCCTGGACGATGCGGGAGGATGGCTCCGCCGGCTGCTCGATGTGTCCGCCGCTCGACACGGTGTGCTGTCGGCCGCGTTCATCGCGTTGTTCCCGGACATTGGCGATGATGCCCGCCGCGCGGTTGAGAAGTTCGCGGAAGAGGGGATCGAGGTCGAGGTCGGTAAGGCGGTCAGTGCGTGGCGGCGGCGGCGTGAGGAGTTGCAGCAGCGGCTGGCTGGTATCAACGCCGCGTTCGATGCGATTCCCATCGACACCACTGACTCCGACCGCCGCGACGACCGGCGGGCTCTGTTCGCCGAGCTGAAGGCGGTCCGGCGCAGACTGGACAGTCTGGTCAAGGAGAACTCGGTCAACGCGTTGGTGCGGCTCGGGTTGCTGCCCAACTACACCCTGCATGATGACCCGACGTGGTTGGACGCGGCACTGTGGTGGAAGGATCCCGACGGGGAGTTCCAGGAGACCGAGACCGAGTACGGCCGGGGCGCGGGTTTGGCCCTGACCGAGCTGGCGCCAGGTAACACTTTCCACGCCGACGGGTCGAAGTACATCATCGACGGCCTGGACGTCGGCACCCCACAACGGGCCGCCTACACGACGTGGCGGTTCTGCCGGGCCTGTGGGTATGTGCTGACCGAAGGCGCCGAGGTGGTGCTGCAACGCTGCCCCCGGTGCAAGGACGGGGGAATCGCCGACCGGGCCGCCTCCGCCCGGCAGGTGCTGGTGCCCGAACGCACCCGGGCCCGTGAACGCCGCGAGGACGCGCGGATCACCGACGACCGCGACGAGCGCGACCGGCGGCGGTACGTGACAGTGACGCTCGTGGATATCGACCCGCTGCAGCCCCAAGGGCTGCGGGCGTGGCGCAACGCCAACCGGTTCTTCGGGGTGGAGTTCGCCCGGGAAGCGGTGATCCGGGAGGTGAACTTCGGCCCAGACGGGGTGCCCGGCTCGGACTTCGACATCGCAGGCCACACGGTAAAGACCCCAGGCTTCCATGCCTGCCGATACTGCGGCGCGGTGCAGGGAGTGCATCCGCAGGCGTACGACCGGCAGGCCCGCCGGATCGGCACCCGTCACGCCCGGTGGTGCCCGCAGCGTGAGCTGGGTGTGCACCGGGAGGACACCGTCACCCTGGCCACCGGACACGAGCTGCGCACCCACGCGTTACGGCTGCTGCTGCCGTTCTCCACGACGCTGGTACCCAAACGAGCGGTATCGTTCCAGGCCGCGCTGATGGTGGGGATCACCAAATACTTCGGTGGCGAACCCGACCACCTGCGGGCGGTCATGGCCACCATGCCCGGCGACGACCGGGACACACCCCGACAGTTCCTCGTCTTGCATGACACCATGCCTGGCGGCACCGGCTACCTGGAGAACCTCGCCAACGCCGACGCGATGGAGCAGGTCCTGCGACTGGCGCTCACGCACATCCAGAGCTGCCCATGCGGCAAGGAGGACCGCCAGCCCTGCCACCGCTGCCTGCTGCCATTCGTCGCCTCCAGCCAGCACGAACTGGTCTCCAAGGAGACCGCGGCCGAACTACTCACCGGGATCCTGGAGGGTTGGCAGCCTGAGGAGATTCGGACCCTCGCCGACATCCAGATCGACGCCCTAGCCGACAGCGAGTTGGAGCGGCTGTTCGTGGAGACGCTACGGGCCAAAGCCGACAAGTCCCAGGACGATCCGGCGGCGCGCGACCGGTTCTCGCTGGTATCCCGCGCCGGCTCCCGAGGGGTGGAGTTCGAGCTGAAGCTCAAACCCGAGCACGGTCCAGCGGTGCGGTGGCGGATGCGCGACCATGTGGTGCAGGGCGGCGCGGTGCGGAGCGAACCCGACTACCTGCTGACCGCCGACAACGGGACGAAAATCGCGATCTTCCTCGACGGCTACACCTTCCACGCCAGCGCCGACAACAACGAAATCGCCGCCGACGCCGCCAAACGCGCGTCGCTACGCGACGACGGCACCTTGGTGTGGCAGCTGACCTGGGACGACGTCCGATCCTGGGCTGCCTGCGTCGAGAAGAGCCTCGACGCCCAAGCCCCCCGTCCGGTACTGCTGACCGATCGTGCCCTAACCAAGGCCCGCGACCACTACTTCACCCACACGCTGAAGGAGAACCACGCCGCCGGGCCACTGGACATCGCCCTGGCCAACCCGGTCGAGGCACTGCTGTCGTTCCTGGAAAGCCCCGACCCGCACACATGGGCCCGGCGCGCGGTCTCACTGCTGGCCGGACTAACCACGATGGGTGCGGCCGGGCCGGTCGACCGGACGGCCATCGCCGACCGGCTCCCCGGCCTCGTCACCGGCGACGCCACGATGCCCGGGGCACCCGCGGGTCAGGCCGAAGCGGTGGGGCTGGTCGCGGCTACCCCAGCTGGCTGCCGCATCGTGGGCATCCGCGACAACCGCCGAACCAGGCTGGGCAGACAGGACCCGATGGCCTGGTCGGTGTTCGCGTGCCTCGACGACCGGCCCACCGCCCTGGCCGACCAGGAGCACCGGGACCGGTGGGCGCAGTGGCTGGCCTGGTCAAACCTGCTGCAGTTCATCGCCGGCCCCGGCAGCTACTTCGAACAGACCGCCTGGTCGCAGTCCGCGCTTGTCGACCCCCACCGGGTGCCGGTACTCGCCGCCAACCTGCCAGCGGCAGCCGAACCCACGCTGCCCGCACCCTGGGCCGACGCGATCGACCTGTCCTCGCCGCTGGTGGAACACCTCCTGACCGCGCTGGCCCACGCACGCGCACCCCTGCCCCAAATCGGCTACGAACTCGGCGACGAGGCATGGATGGTCGAGTTGGCCTGGCCCGACGCACGGATCGGCGTCGCCGTCGACGACAACGTCGAACGGGACGACGCCTACGCCCACGCCGGCTGGCGCATCCACCACGCCGGCCCCGACGCCGAACCAGAGATCACGGAACTGATCAGAGAGTTGGAGTCAGCGCGTGGCTAA